A single region of the Paraburkholderia megapolitana genome encodes:
- the xdhB gene encoding xanthine dehydrogenase molybdopterin binding subunit, which yields MSSRIDTSTADDANHASIGVSLPHESAQLHVSGEAHYTDDLPELHGTLHAALGLARHAHARIVSMDLAAVRAAPGVVAVLTASDIPGENNCGPVLHDDPILADGEVQYLGQPVFVVIAQSHTLARRAAALAASEDVVRYEPLEAVLTIAEAKARQSFVLPPLHLTRGAPAARIAAAAHRMTGTFEVGGQEQFYLEGQIAYAVPQEMDGMLIYSSTQHPSEMQALVAHMLNLPAHNVVCECRRMGGGFGGKESQSAVFACAAALAARRLNRPVKLRADRDDDFTITGKRHDAAYEYEVGFDDDGRIAGVRVEIALRAGYSADLSGAVATRAVCHVDNAYYLSDVDIVALCCKTNTQSNTAFRGFGGPQGALVMEVMLDDIARQLQRDPLDVRRVNYYGVGERDVTPYGQRVEDNILAPLTDELLATSQYEARRNAIAAFNATSPILRRGIALTPVKFGISFNVPFLNQAGALVHVYRDGSVLVNHGGTEMGQGLNTKVAQVVAHAFGLPLSRVRVTATDTSKVANTSATAASTGSDLNGKAAEAAAHIICERLAALAAQQLGGETQDVRFADSTVHANGASIPFAQLVESAYLARVQLWSDGFYATPKVHWDAKTLTGHPFYYFAYGAAVSEVVVDTLTGEWKLVRADLLHDAGQSINPAIDIGQVEGAFIQGMGWLTTEELWWNSDGRLMTHAPSTYKIPAVSDTPAAFYTRLYRNENAEPTVFRSKAVGEPPLLLPFSVFLALRDAIAAAVPHAKRAPPLRAPATPEAILDAIEALGAPPQEQEHQEPNAAGAATPPSAKTADTAV from the coding sequence CGGCGTGTCGCTGCCGCATGAGTCGGCGCAACTGCACGTGAGCGGCGAAGCGCACTACACCGACGATCTACCCGAACTGCACGGCACGTTGCACGCGGCGCTCGGCCTCGCGCGCCATGCACATGCGCGCATCGTCTCGATGGATCTCGCCGCCGTGCGCGCCGCGCCGGGCGTCGTCGCCGTGCTGACAGCGAGCGACATTCCAGGTGAAAACAACTGCGGCCCGGTACTGCACGACGATCCGATTCTCGCCGACGGCGAAGTGCAATATCTCGGCCAGCCGGTATTCGTCGTGATCGCGCAGAGCCACACGCTCGCGCGCCGCGCAGCCGCGCTCGCCGCAAGCGAAGACGTGGTCCGTTACGAGCCGCTCGAAGCGGTACTCACCATCGCCGAAGCGAAGGCACGTCAATCGTTCGTGTTGCCGCCGCTGCATCTGACTCGCGGCGCACCCGCCGCACGTATCGCGGCGGCGGCTCATCGCATGACCGGCACATTCGAAGTAGGCGGCCAGGAGCAGTTCTATCTGGAAGGGCAGATCGCGTATGCGGTGCCGCAAGAGATGGATGGCATGCTCATCTACAGTTCGACGCAGCATCCGAGCGAAATGCAGGCGCTGGTCGCGCACATGCTCAACCTGCCCGCGCATAACGTGGTCTGCGAATGCCGGCGGATGGGCGGCGGGTTCGGCGGCAAGGAATCGCAATCGGCGGTGTTTGCCTGCGCGGCCGCGCTCGCTGCCCGCAGGCTGAATCGACCGGTGAAGTTGCGTGCGGATCGCGACGACGACTTCACGATCACCGGCAAGCGCCACGACGCTGCGTACGAATACGAAGTCGGTTTCGACGACGACGGTCGCATCGCCGGCGTGCGCGTCGAGATCGCGTTGCGTGCAGGCTATTCCGCCGATCTGTCCGGCGCCGTCGCGACACGCGCCGTCTGCCATGTCGACAACGCGTACTACCTGTCCGATGTCGATATCGTCGCGCTGTGCTGCAAGACCAACACGCAGTCGAACACGGCGTTTCGCGGCTTCGGCGGCCCGCAGGGCGCGCTCGTGATGGAAGTCATGCTCGATGACATCGCGCGACAGTTGCAGCGCGATCCGCTCGACGTGCGGCGCGTGAATTACTACGGCGTCGGAGAGCGCGATGTGACGCCGTACGGTCAGCGCGTCGAGGACAACATCCTCGCGCCGCTTACCGACGAACTGCTCGCGACGAGCCAGTATGAGGCGCGCCGCAATGCAATCGCCGCATTCAACGCGACGAGCCCGATACTCCGGCGCGGCATTGCACTGACGCCCGTGAAGTTCGGCATCTCGTTCAACGTGCCGTTTCTGAATCAGGCCGGCGCGCTTGTTCACGTGTACCGGGACGGCTCGGTGCTCGTCAATCATGGCGGCACTGAAATGGGCCAGGGGCTCAACACCAAGGTCGCTCAAGTGGTTGCACACGCGTTCGGCCTGCCGTTGTCGCGCGTACGCGTGACAGCCACCGATACATCGAAAGTCGCGAACACGTCGGCAACGGCGGCATCGACCGGCAGCGACCTGAACGGCAAGGCCGCCGAAGCAGCCGCGCACATCATTTGCGAGCGACTGGCCGCGTTGGCCGCGCAACAACTCGGTGGCGAAACGCAGGACGTGCGTTTCGCAGACAGCACAGTGCACGCGAACGGCGCATCGATACCGTTCGCGCAACTGGTCGAGAGCGCGTACCTCGCACGCGTGCAGTTGTGGTCCGATGGTTTCTACGCGACGCCGAAAGTCCACTGGGACGCGAAGACGTTGACCGGCCATCCGTTCTACTACTTCGCGTACGGTGCGGCCGTATCGGAGGTCGTCGTCGATACGCTGACCGGCGAATGGAAGCTGGTGCGTGCCGACCTGTTGCACGACGCGGGTCAATCGATCAACCCGGCCATCGATATCGGCCAGGTGGAAGGCGCGTTTATCCAGGGCATGGGCTGGCTCACCACCGAAGAGCTCTGGTGGAACAGCGACGGCCGCCTGATGACGCACGCGCCCTCCACCTACAAGATTCCCGCCGTAAGCGACACACCGGCTGCGTTTTACACGCGGCTCTATCGCAACGAAAACGCCGAGCCGACCGTGTTCCGTTCGAAGGCCGTCGGCGAGCCGCCGTTGCTGTTGCCGTTCTCGGTGTTCCTGGCGCTTCGCGATGCGATCGCCGCAGCCGTGCCTCACGCGAAGCGCGCGCCGCCGCTGCGCGCGCCCGCGACGCCGGAGGCAATACTCGACGCGATCGAGGCACTCGGTGCGCCGCCACAGGAACAGGAACATCAGGAACCGAACGCGGCCGGCGCGGCGACACCGCCGTCAGCAAAGACGGCCGATACCGCCGTCTAG